From Ananas comosus cultivar F153 linkage group 8, ASM154086v1, whole genome shotgun sequence, one genomic window encodes:
- the LOC109713979 gene encoding SNARE-interacting protein KEULE-like — MSMSDSDSSHNGDFKTFRQISRERLLYEMLRSARGKDSKSTWKVLIMDKLTVKIMSYSCKMADITEEGVSLVEDLYKRRQPLPTMDAIYFIQPTKENVVLFLSDMSGRSPLYKKAYVFFSSPVQRELVAQIKRDASVLPRIGALSEMNLEYFAIDSQGFITDHERALEELFGENAEGSHKYNECLNTMATRIATAFASLREFPYVRYRAAKSLDASTMTTLRDLIPTKLAAGVWNCLGRFKSTIPDFPQSETCELLIVDRSIDQIAPIIHEWTYDAMCHDLLNMDGNKYIHEVPSKNGSKMEKKEVLLEDHDPIWLELRHAHIADASERLHDKMTNFITKNKAAQLHHIRDGGELSTRDLQKMVQALPQYSDQIDKLSLHVEIAGKLNNLIKEQSLREIGQLEQDLVFGDAGTKDVINFLRTKPDVSHENKLRLLMIYAAIHPEKFEGDRGAKLMQLARLPPDDMNAVNNMRCLGGPDTKKASGGGFSLKFDVHKKKHGVRKERSDQEETWQLSKFYPMIEELIEKLSKGELPKEDYPCMNDPSPSFHGTTQQSVSVRTSPAHQPAHSMRSRRGATWARPRNSDDGYSSDSVLRHASSDFKKMGQRIFIFIIGGATRSELRVVHKLTTKLKREIILGSSSLDDPPQFITKLKLLSAQELSLDDLQI; from the exons ATGTCTATGTCGGATTCGGACTCCTCCCACAACGGCGACTTCAAAACATTTCGCCAAATCAGCCGAGAAC gTCTACTATATGAAATGCTCCGATCAGCAAGAGGAAAGGACTCAAAGTCAACATGGAAG GTGCTTATCATGGACAAACTCACTGTTAAAATAATGTCTTATTCCTGCAAGATGGCAGATATTACCGAGGAAGGGGTTTCAT TGGTTGAAGATTTATACAAACGCAGGCAGCCATTGCCAACGATGGATGCTATATACTTTATTCAGCCAActaaagaaaa TGTTGTCTTGTTCTTGTCCGACATGTCAGGAAGAAGTCCACTATACAAAAA GGCATATGTGTTTTTCAGTTCACCTGTACAAAGAGAATTAGTGGCTCAAATCAAGAGGGATGCGAGTGTCTTACCACGCATTGGTGCACTGAGTGAG ATGAACTTGGAGTACTTTGCGATTGATAGTcag GGTTTTATAACTGACCACGAGAGAGCTTTGGAGGAATTGTTTGGTGAAAATGCAGAAGGCTCTCACAAATACAACGAATGTTTGAATACAATGGCTACTCGCATTGCTACAGCTTTTGCTTCTTTGCGA GAATTTCCTTATGTGCGCTACCGTGCTGCCAAGTCATTAGATGCTTCCACCATGACAACCCTCCGCGATTTAATCCCCACAAAGCTTGCTGCTGGTGTTTGGAACTGCCTTGGCAGGTTCAAATCTACGATTCCTGATTTTCCTCAATCCGAGACCTGTGAGTTACTCATTGTGGACCGGTCGATAGATCAG ATTGCCCCTATCATTCATGAATGGACTTATGACGCCATGTGCCATGACTTACTAAATATGGATGGTAACAAATACATACATGAG GTTCCAAGCAAAAATGgatcaaaaatggaaaaaaaggaGGTTCTTTTGGAGGATCATGATCCTATTTGGCTTGAGCTTCGACATGCACATATAGCAGAT GCTAGTGAAAGGTTacatgacaaaatgaccaacttcataacaaaaaataaagcagCTCAGTTACACCATATCAG AGATGGTGGTGAGCTATCAACTAGGGATTTGCAGAAAATGGTTCAAGCACTTCCACAGTACAGTGATCAAATTGACAAACTTTCCTTGCATGTGGAG ATTGCAGGAAAGCTCAATAATCTGATTAAAGAGCAAAGCCTTCGAGAAATCGGACAACTAGAGCAAGATCTCGTCTTTGGAGATGCTGGGACGAAGGATGTAATTAATTTTCTGAGAACAAAGCCT GATGTCAGCCATGAAAATAAATTACGTTTGTTAATGATATATGCTGCTATCCATCCAGAGAAGTTTGAAGGTGACCGAGGGGCAAAGTTGATGCAG TTGGCAAGATTACCACCTGACGATATGAATGCTGTAAATAACATGCGTTGCTTAGGAGGACCCGATACTAAAAAGGCTTCTGGAGGGGGTTTCTCTCTTAAATTTGATGTTCATAAG AAGAAGCATGGAGTCAGAAAAGAACGGAGTGATCAGGAAGAGACATGGCAactgtcaaaattttatcccATGATAGAG GAGTTGATTGAAAAGCTTAGCAAAGGTGAACTACCTAAGGAGGATTATCCTTGTATGAACGACCCCAGCCCTAGCTTCCATGGAACTACACAACAGAGTGTATCAGTTCGGACAAGTCCAGCTCATCAGCCTGCGCATTCCATGAGATCCAGGCGGGGTGCCACATGGGCCAGACCTCGCAATTCTGATGATGGGTATTCAAG TGATTCTGTGCTGAGGCATGCATCTAGTGATTTCAAAAAGATGGGTCAACGTATCTTTATTTTCATCATCGGTGGAGCTACTAGATCTGAG CTCCGTGTTGTTCACAAGCTTACGACGAAGCTGAAGAGAGAAATCATCCTTGGGTCATCTAGTCTTGATGATCCTCCCCAGTTCATTACA AAACTAAAGTTGTTGTCAGCTCAAGAACTTTCACTGGATGACCTTCAGATCTAG